In Paenibacillus sp. 1781tsa1, one DNA window encodes the following:
- the sdaAA gene encoding L-serine ammonia-lyase, iron-sulfur-dependent, subunit alpha has protein sequence MNFRTLKQLAELAETRNLRLGQLMLEEQCYESGEDKDAVFDQMREYYGIMKSAVHQGLHTDTTSRSGLTGGDALKLMAYRADGQSLLGDHASLSMSYALAVSEVNASMGRIIATPTAGSCGIIPGVFISSQERFGWTDEQMVYGLFASGAIGYVIANNSFISGAEGGCQAEVGSAIGMAAGALVDIRGGSPSQSIHAVGLALKNTLGLICDPVAGLVEIPCIVRNGFGAITALGAADMALAGVRSIIPSDEVVQVMLEVGSAMPESLRETAGGGLAQTPTGRKITRDLQHK, from the coding sequence ATGAATTTCCGAACATTAAAACAACTTGCTGAATTGGCGGAGACCCGCAACCTTCGCCTCGGCCAGCTTATGTTGGAAGAGCAATGTTATGAGTCTGGCGAAGACAAGGACGCTGTTTTCGATCAAATGCGTGAGTATTACGGAATTATGAAAAGTGCGGTTCATCAAGGTCTTCATACGGATACAACTTCCAGAAGCGGATTGACTGGAGGAGATGCCCTCAAACTGATGGCTTACCGTGCAGATGGACAATCGTTGCTCGGCGACCATGCCAGTCTGTCGATGAGTTACGCACTTGCGGTGTCCGAGGTCAACGCTTCCATGGGCCGAATTATTGCTACACCGACGGCGGGTTCTTGCGGCATTATTCCCGGGGTATTTATTAGCAGCCAGGAGCGGTTTGGATGGACTGATGAACAAATGGTCTATGGCCTGTTCGCATCTGGAGCTATTGGTTACGTCATTGCCAACAATTCGTTCATCTCTGGTGCGGAAGGTGGTTGTCAGGCTGAAGTGGGTTCTGCCATCGGGATGGCAGCTGGTGCATTGGTGGATATCCGGGGCGGGTCCCCTTCTCAGTCTATCCACGCCGTTGGACTCGCTCTGAAAAACACCCTTGGCCTGATCTGTGATCCGGTTGCCGGTTTGGTTGAAATCCCTTGTATTGTTCGCAACGGATTCGGGGCGATTACAGCGCTGGGAGCTGCCGATATGGCTCTTGCTGGCGTACGCAGCATCATCCCTTCGGATGAGGTGGTACAGGTGATGCTGGAGGTCGGATCAGCCATGCCCGAATCTCTACGCGAAACAGCCGGCGGTGGCCTCGCCCAGACACCAACGGGACGCAAAATAACAAGGGATTTACAGCACAAATAA
- the sdaAB gene encoding L-serine ammonia-lyase, iron-sulfur-dependent subunit beta: MRFKDVFSIIGPAMVGPSSSHTAGAARIGRTARHLFGECPSHAEILMFGSFAATYKGHGTDTAIVGGLLDMDTDDPGLPDAFAHADTAGMETIIRPGTGLYPHPNTVEIALTNAAGDRTLNMVGTSIGGGNIEIVRINGYNLKLTALYPTLIIRHSDEPGVIAVVTRLLVDNRINIGHMSVDRKNRRGEAMMVLECDGKMNPAVVQEIEVIPEVQEVTLLSL, encoded by the coding sequence GTGAGGTTCAAAGACGTATTTTCGATTATCGGTCCAGCCATGGTTGGACCTTCAAGCTCCCATACCGCTGGAGCTGCACGGATTGGACGGACGGCTAGACATCTGTTCGGCGAATGTCCTTCACATGCGGAGATCCTCATGTTTGGTTCTTTTGCCGCAACGTACAAAGGACATGGAACCGACACCGCCATTGTGGGCGGTCTGCTGGACATGGACACGGATGACCCCGGACTTCCTGATGCATTTGCCCATGCAGATACTGCTGGTATGGAAACCATCATCCGTCCGGGGACAGGCCTGTACCCTCATCCGAACACGGTCGAAATTGCATTAACCAACGCGGCAGGAGATCGCACGTTGAATATGGTAGGCACGTCGATCGGTGGAGGAAATATCGAAATCGTCCGAATCAACGGCTACAACCTGAAGTTGACGGCGCTCTATCCTACTCTCATCATTCGTCACAGCGATGAACCTGGTGTCATTGCTGTCGTTACTCGACTGCTCGTGGATAATCGCATCAATATTGGACATATGTCTGTGGATCGAAAGAACCGACGCGGTGAGGCCATGATGGTGCTGGAATGCGATGGCAAGATGAATCCTGCTGTGGTTCAAGAGATCGAAGTCATTCCAGAGGTTCAGGAAGTCACTCTACTCTCTCTTTAG
- a CDS encoding M20 family metallopeptidase, whose protein sequence is MTTTVDLTQYLSEAIEGKRNMFTNASDQIWEFAETRFDEYQSAELLMGVLESEGFTIEKGVAGLETGFIASYGSGLPVIALLGEYDALADLSQEAGISTYQPVQPRGNGHGCGHNLLGIGALAAAVAVKDYLQEHPETPGTVRFYGCPAEESGYGKTYLAREGYFKDVDAALSWHPHSMNAVMHGSSNAVIHGTFTFKGISAHAAAAPHLGRSALDAVELMNIGSNYMREHMIDQARIHYAITNSGGLAPNVVQAEAEVTYLVRAPKSAQVRSLFERLVKVAEGAALMTETTMDFKYEGACANLIPNSTLEKVMHQHLVAFGAPEYEEDEYSYAKEIYDTLPLQNQQEAGALVGPELAPLLAERPLPNFVAPYSDETETFMGGSTDVADVSWNVPTAQCITTTMAFGTPLHAWQTVAQGKSSFAHKGMLLAAKAMAATAIESILNPEIIKEAQQELRDRLGGEAYDCLVPADVQPPKRGE, encoded by the coding sequence ATGACTACAACTGTAGATTTGACCCAATATCTCTCGGAAGCCATTGAAGGAAAACGCAATATGTTCACCAATGCCAGTGACCAAATCTGGGAGTTTGCAGAGACCCGATTCGATGAATACCAATCAGCAGAGCTGCTCATGGGGGTGCTGGAATCCGAAGGTTTCACGATCGAGAAAGGTGTGGCGGGATTGGAAACTGGATTTATCGCTTCATATGGTTCGGGGCTGCCCGTCATTGCTCTCTTGGGTGAATACGATGCACTTGCCGATCTCAGCCAGGAAGCCGGAATCAGCACATATCAACCTGTTCAGCCGCGTGGAAACGGTCATGGATGCGGGCATAATCTGCTCGGCATCGGTGCATTGGCTGCTGCCGTCGCGGTCAAAGACTATCTTCAGGAGCATCCGGAGACCCCAGGTACGGTGCGCTTTTACGGATGTCCTGCCGAGGAAAGTGGATACGGTAAAACCTATCTGGCTCGGGAAGGTTATTTTAAAGATGTAGATGCTGCCCTCTCCTGGCACCCTCATTCTATGAATGCCGTTATGCATGGAAGCTCCAATGCAGTCATTCACGGTACATTTACCTTTAAAGGTATTAGTGCTCATGCTGCTGCCGCTCCTCACCTAGGACGCAGTGCTCTCGATGCAGTTGAGCTGATGAATATCGGTTCGAATTATATGCGGGAACACATGATTGATCAGGCCAGAATTCATTATGCGATCACGAACTCAGGCGGCTTGGCTCCCAATGTAGTGCAAGCGGAAGCCGAGGTCACGTATCTCGTTCGAGCTCCCAAGAGCGCACAGGTACGCAGTCTGTTTGAACGTCTGGTGAAAGTGGCAGAAGGGGCTGCCTTGATGACCGAAACAACGATGGATTTTAAATATGAAGGTGCCTGCGCCAACCTGATCCCGAACAGTACGCTTGAAAAAGTGATGCATCAGCATCTCGTTGCCTTCGGCGCACCTGAGTATGAAGAAGATGAATACAGTTATGCCAAAGAGATCTATGACACGCTGCCGCTCCAAAATCAGCAGGAAGCTGGCGCGTTAGTTGGTCCTGAGCTTGCTCCTCTTCTTGCCGAGCGGCCGCTGCCGAACTTTGTTGCCCCTTATTCAGATGAGACGGAAACGTTCATGGGCGGTTCAACCGATGTAGCCGATGTCAGCTGGAATGTGCCGACGGCGCAATGTATTACAACGACGATGGCATTTGGAACGCCGCTTCACGCATGGCAGACCGTTGCTCAGGGTAAGAGCAGCTTTGCTCACAAAGGTATGTTGCTCGCAGCCAAAGCAATGGCGGCTACGGCTATTGAGTCCATTTTAAATCCAGAGATCATCAAGGAAGCACAACAGGAATTACGGGACAGACTCGGCGGAGAAGCCTATGATTGCCTCGTTCCTGCAGATGTGCAACCGCCGAAACGGGGAGAATAA
- a CDS encoding MFS transporter, which yields MSKIMHSKNFKYIVLTLLFLGWCLGNLDRFVINYAIVGITQDLGLSPSAQGIILSSFFLGYAIMQIPGGALADRFGYRKVILVSLFSWSVFTILTGSAWSLFSLIFVRFLFGIGEGSFFPSGSKAIATNFPINQRSGAMSIMLSSAAIMGVITPILTGHALVTIGWRNLFYIIGAGGILITALMFFLLKEPAKPALSASSSGLPPKTSLKTVLKTPMIWNLFISYFSIYAVNWGLQSWMPTYMVNVRGLDMTQMGLLAAIPALVSIFTMILSGYVLDRIPAGKDRMIASVFGVLVALFLYLMGSAGSITTFITYMTIVTAMAGFISTLIISKSLKTMPESVVATANGFINTGAQLAGFLTPMLIGFLVEASGGSYATAFIMLIAFALICSITLMFSRRSNSDQGNTTEMQAKAV from the coding sequence ATGTCTAAAATCATGCACAGTAAAAACTTCAAGTACATTGTTCTCACTCTCTTGTTTCTCGGCTGGTGTCTTGGCAACCTGGACCGCTTTGTCATCAACTATGCCATTGTCGGCATTACTCAGGATCTGGGCCTAAGTCCTTCCGCACAAGGAATCATCCTCAGCAGCTTTTTTCTTGGATATGCCATTATGCAAATTCCAGGCGGAGCACTCGCCGACCGTTTCGGTTATCGGAAAGTAATTCTCGTTTCCTTGTTCTCGTGGTCTGTGTTCACTATTCTGACTGGTTCAGCCTGGTCGCTGTTCTCACTCATCTTTGTTCGTTTCCTGTTTGGGATCGGAGAAGGCAGCTTCTTCCCTTCCGGTTCCAAGGCGATTGCCACGAACTTTCCCATTAATCAACGCAGTGGAGCCATGTCCATTATGCTGTCGTCCGCAGCCATTATGGGGGTAATTACTCCGATTCTAACAGGACATGCCCTTGTGACCATTGGCTGGCGCAACCTGTTCTATATCATTGGTGCAGGGGGCATCCTCATCACAGCCTTGATGTTCTTTTTATTAAAAGAACCCGCCAAGCCTGCACTTTCGGCCTCCAGCTCGGGTCTACCACCCAAAACATCGCTGAAAACCGTCCTGAAGACGCCCATGATCTGGAATTTGTTCATCAGCTACTTCAGCATTTATGCAGTGAACTGGGGGCTTCAATCCTGGATGCCGACGTATATGGTCAATGTCCGAGGACTGGATATGACTCAGATGGGACTACTCGCCGCCATTCCGGCTTTGGTCAGCATTTTCACCATGATTCTAAGTGGCTACGTGCTTGACCGCATTCCCGCTGGCAAAGATCGAATGATCGCTTCCGTGTTCGGTGTACTTGTGGCCTTGTTCCTGTATCTGATGGGCTCCGCGGGCAGCATCACCACATTCATTACGTACATGACAATCGTTACGGCAATGGCCGGATTTATCTCAACACTGATCATTTCGAAGTCCCTTAAAACGATGCCCGAATCTGTCGTCGCGACAGCCAATGGATTCATCAATACAGGTGCACAGCTTGCAGGTTTTCTCACTCCGATGCTGATCGGATTCCTGGTTGAAGCCTCCGGGGGGTCTTACGCCACTGCCTTCATCATGCTGATCGCTTTTGCGCTGATCTGCTCCATTACGCTGATGTTCTCCCGTCGTTCGAATTCCGATCAGGGTAACACGACTGAGATGCAAGCAAAAGCGGTCTAA